In Candidatus Sulfotelmatobacter sp., a genomic segment contains:
- a CDS encoding STAS domain-containing protein — protein sequence MSLKIETREVAHVTILDIHGRIVLGDEIGQLRDAVRGLVAAGKKKIILNLVGVDYIDSSGVGELVGSFTTVRNAGGELKLLNLTQKVQDVLHVTKLYTVFDIKDDEFTAVRSFDYFFAK from the coding sequence ATGTCCCTGAAGATCGAAACTCGCGAAGTCGCCCACGTCACCATTCTCGACATCCATGGCCGCATTGTCCTCGGGGACGAAATCGGCCAACTCCGCGACGCCGTCCGCGGCTTGGTCGCCGCCGGCAAAAAGAAAATCATCCTCAACCTCGTCGGCGTCGACTACATCGATAGCTCCGGCGTCGGAGAACTCGTCGGCAGCTTCACCACCGTCCGCAACGCCGGCGGCGAACTCAAACTCCTCAACCTCACCCAAAAAGTTCAGGACGTTCTCCACGTCACCAAGCTCTACACCGTCTTCGACATCAAAGACGACGAATTCACCGCCGTAAGATCCTTCGACTACTTCTTCGCAAAATAA
- the hpnH gene encoding adenosyl-hopene transferase HpnH codes for MPVPVSQMWTVASYVLGQKLAGRKQYPLVLMLEPLFRCNLACAGCGKIQYPAHILKKDLSPEDCFRAVEECGAPMVSIPGGEPLMHPRIGEIIEGLVARKKYIYLCTNALLLKEKIDLFKPSKYLTFSVHLDGQREEHDLAVCREGGYDIAVDAVKEALRRGFRVTTNTTLFDGANPKSVRAFFDEMMELGVEGMMLSPGYSYDKAPDQKHFLGRAKTRRMFRAILSNRKSSWRFNLSPLFLEFLMGKKTYPCTPWGMPTYNVFGWQKPCYLLQDGYADTFAEMLATTEWSNYGTESGNPACANCMVHSGYEASAVNATFSSLSGFLATVKGTLFSSYPDKEALRLLEEPVAAVHPLVQIEGAESRSLQETGA; via the coding sequence ATGCCAGTTCCTGTGTCACAGATGTGGACGGTAGCGAGCTATGTGCTGGGGCAGAAGCTCGCGGGGCGGAAGCAGTATCCGCTGGTGCTGATGCTGGAGCCGCTGTTCCGGTGCAATTTGGCTTGCGCGGGGTGCGGAAAGATTCAGTATCCGGCGCATATTTTGAAGAAGGATCTGTCGCCGGAGGACTGTTTCCGGGCGGTCGAGGAGTGCGGGGCGCCGATGGTGTCGATTCCGGGCGGAGAGCCGCTGATGCATCCGCGGATTGGGGAGATCATCGAGGGGCTGGTGGCGCGGAAGAAATATATCTATCTGTGCACGAACGCGCTGCTGCTGAAGGAAAAGATTGATCTGTTCAAGCCGAGCAAGTATTTGACTTTTAGCGTGCATTTGGACGGGCAGCGGGAAGAGCATGATTTGGCGGTGTGCCGTGAGGGTGGATACGACATTGCAGTGGATGCGGTGAAAGAGGCACTGCGGCGCGGGTTTCGAGTGACGACGAATACGACGCTGTTCGATGGGGCGAATCCGAAGTCGGTGCGGGCGTTCTTTGACGAGATGATGGAGTTGGGCGTGGAGGGCATGATGCTCTCGCCTGGCTACTCGTATGACAAGGCTCCCGACCAGAAACATTTTCTGGGGCGGGCGAAGACGCGGCGGATGTTCCGGGCGATTCTGTCGAATCGGAAATCGAGCTGGCGGTTTAATTTGTCGCCGCTGTTTCTGGAATTCCTGATGGGGAAGAAGACTTATCCGTGCACGCCGTGGGGCATGCCGACTTATAACGTGTTTGGCTGGCAGAAGCCTTGTTATCTGTTGCAGGACGGGTATGCCGACACTTTTGCCGAGATGCTGGCGACCACCGAGTGGAGCAATTACGGGACGGAGTCGGGGAATCCGGCGTGCGCGAATTGCATGGTACATAGCGGGTATGAGGCTTCGGCGGTGAATGCTACGTTTTCTTCTCTAAGTGGATTCCTTGCTACGGTGAAGGGGACTTTGTTTTCGAGTTATCCCGATAAGGAAGCGCTGCGGTTGCTGGAGGAGCCGGTGGCGGCGGTACATCCGCTGGTGCAGATTGAGGGCGCGGAGAGTCGTTCGCTTCAGGAGACGGGCGCGTAG